A single Thermosynechococcus vestitus BP-1 DNA region contains:
- the cobW gene encoding cobalamin biosynthesis protein CobW gives MSAKIPVTIITGFLGSGKTTLIRQLLQNAAGRRIAVIVNEFGDVGIDGELLQACCDRTVGIWELTNGCLCCTVQDEFLPTMQTLLARRQEIDHIVIETSGLALPKPLVMAFRWPEVRHTATVDGVVTVVDGVALAAGQVSADLEALFAQKEADANLQHEDTPLEELFNDQLACADLVILNKADQLTPDQVQQCLRELRQQLPTRIKVLAAQQGQVPADLLLGFNAAVEENLGQRPSHHDFEEEHDHDEEIQAVCLELGVWDLQRLRQSLERLLHVPDIYRIKGFAAIEDKPLRLVVQGVGQRLDSFYDRPWQAAETRQTRLVVIGRRLDQRELLSHFG, from the coding sequence ATGAGTGCAAAAATTCCAGTGACGATTATTACCGGCTTTCTCGGCAGTGGTAAGACGACTCTGATTCGGCAGTTACTTCAGAATGCAGCGGGCAGGCGCATTGCCGTGATTGTGAATGAGTTTGGCGATGTCGGTATTGATGGCGAGCTGCTACAGGCCTGTTGCGATCGCACAGTGGGCATCTGGGAACTCACCAATGGCTGTCTATGTTGTACGGTGCAGGATGAATTCTTGCCAACGATGCAGACCCTCTTGGCGCGGCGGCAGGAGATTGATCATATTGTCATTGAAACATCGGGACTGGCATTGCCCAAGCCCTTAGTCATGGCCTTCCGGTGGCCGGAGGTGCGCCATACCGCCACCGTTGATGGCGTGGTGACCGTTGTGGACGGTGTGGCCTTGGCCGCGGGTCAAGTGAGTGCAGATTTAGAAGCGCTCTTTGCCCAGAAAGAGGCGGATGCCAATTTACAGCATGAGGATACGCCCCTTGAGGAACTCTTTAACGATCAACTGGCCTGTGCCGACTTGGTTATCCTCAACAAGGCAGATCAACTGACCCCCGATCAGGTACAGCAATGCCTGAGGGAACTCCGCCAGCAACTGCCGACCCGGATTAAGGTCCTAGCGGCTCAGCAAGGACAGGTGCCCGCAGATCTTTTGCTGGGATTTAATGCAGCCGTGGAGGAGAACTTGGGACAGCGACCTAGCCACCATGACTTTGAGGAGGAACATGATCACGACGAAGAGATTCAGGCAGTTTGTTTAGAGTTGGGGGTTTGGGATCTGCAACGCCTACGTCAATCCCTTGAGCGATTGCTGCACGTACCGGACATTTATCGCATTAAGGGTTTTGCAGCCATTGAGGACAAGCCGCTGCGTCTGGTGGTACAGGGGGTCGGTCAGCGGTTAGACTCATTTTACGATCGCCCGTGGCAAGCGGCGGAGACCCGTCAAACTCGCCTCGTGGTTATTGGTCGTCGGCTGGATCAACGGGAGTTGCTATCCCATTTTGGCTAG
- a CDS encoding FAD-linked oxidase C-terminal domain-containing protein, which translates to MFALQQITPWRRVTEELRAIVGKGSVISDAAEALVYECDGLSMYRQRPKLVVLPETTAQVSAILKVCDRYRIPFVARGSGTGLSGGALPHSEGILIVTSRMNRILEIDLSNQQVVVQPGVINAWVTQAVADQGFYYAPDPSSQIICSIGGNVAENSGGVHCLKYGVTTNHVLGLTVVLPNGEIVELGGAAPEMPGYDLMGVFVGSEGTLGIATEIRLRILKQAEAIAVLLADFTTIEAAGETVSAIIRAGILPAGMEIMDNLSINAVEDVVATNCYPRDAGAVLLVEVDGLDVEVPILQERVMRICYEQGARHVTVATEAEDRLRLWQGRKAAFAAAGRLSPNYFVQDGVIPRSQLAAVLREIEQLSRRSGYRIANVFHAGDGNLHPLILYDQAVPGALAEVEALGGEILKLCVRVGGSISGEHGIGSDKACFMSEMFSPADLDTMQQVRAAFDPKRLANPEKIFPTPRTCGEAAHQLNDFPNIEAF; encoded by the coding sequence ATGTTCGCACTACAGCAAATTACCCCCTGGCGGCGGGTAACGGAGGAGCTAAGAGCCATTGTCGGCAAGGGGAGCGTCATCAGTGATGCCGCGGAAGCCCTTGTGTATGAATGCGATGGCCTCTCCATGTATCGGCAGCGGCCAAAGCTGGTGGTATTGCCTGAAACCACTGCCCAAGTCTCTGCCATCCTCAAAGTGTGCGATCGCTATCGGATTCCCTTTGTTGCCCGTGGCTCAGGCACGGGGCTCTCCGGCGGTGCTTTGCCCCACAGCGAGGGGATTCTTATCGTCACTTCTCGCATGAACCGGATTTTAGAGATTGATTTGAGCAATCAGCAGGTGGTGGTGCAGCCGGGGGTTATTAATGCATGGGTGACCCAAGCCGTCGCCGATCAGGGCTTTTACTACGCCCCCGATCCCTCCAGTCAAATTATTTGCTCCATTGGTGGCAACGTGGCCGAAAACTCTGGGGGTGTTCACTGCCTGAAGTATGGTGTGACCACAAACCATGTCCTAGGACTCACAGTGGTTTTGCCGAATGGGGAAATTGTCGAGTTGGGTGGGGCTGCCCCAGAAATGCCCGGCTACGATCTCATGGGGGTTTTTGTGGGTTCCGAGGGAACGCTGGGTATTGCCACAGAAATTCGGCTGCGAATTCTTAAACAGGCGGAAGCGATCGCTGTGCTACTGGCGGACTTCACCACGATTGAAGCAGCGGGGGAAACCGTTTCTGCCATTATTCGGGCGGGGATCCTTCCTGCAGGCATGGAAATTATGGACAACCTCAGTATCAACGCCGTGGAAGATGTGGTGGCCACCAATTGCTACCCCCGTGATGCTGGCGCTGTGCTGCTTGTGGAAGTGGATGGCCTAGATGTCGAAGTGCCCATTTTGCAGGAGCGCGTGATGCGGATTTGCTATGAACAGGGGGCACGCCATGTGACGGTTGCCACCGAGGCGGAAGATCGCCTCCGCCTTTGGCAGGGGCGCAAAGCTGCCTTTGCTGCTGCGGGCCGCCTGAGTCCCAACTATTTTGTCCAAGATGGGGTCATTCCCCGCAGTCAACTGGCCGCTGTCCTGAGGGAAATTGAACAGCTCAGCCGCCGCAGTGGTTATCGGATTGCCAATGTCTTTCACGCGGGCGACGGCAACCTGCATCCCTTGATTCTCTACGATCAAGCGGTACCCGGTGCGCTTGCGGAGGTGGAGGCTCTAGGAGGTGAAATCCTCAAGCTCTGTGTGCGCGTGGGCGGCAGTATTTCTGGAGAACACGGCATTGGCAGTGATAAAGCCTGCTTTATGAGCGAAATGTTCAGTCCAGCAGACCTAGACACGATGCAGCAGGTGCGTGCTGCCTTTGATCCAAAACGTCTGGCCAACCCCGAAAAGATCTTTCCGACACCGCGAACCTGTGGTGAAGCCGCTCATCAACTTAACGACTTTCCCAACATTGAGGCATTTTAA
- a CDS encoding MBL fold metallo-hydrolase produces the protein MLFRQLFDYDTWTYSYLIADEATGEAALVDSVLEQVDRDVQLIEQLGLKLRYCLETHVHADHITGAGKVRERTGCKTLVPENAHVDCADGSIKDGEVIHVGSLPIQAIATLGHTDSHMAFLVNGTHLLTGDSLFIRGCGRTDFQSGDAGAMYDAVTQRLFTLPDTTLVYPGHDYRGHTVSTIGEEKRFNPRFVGRDRQQFIEFMANLNLPDPKKIMEAVPANQQCGMVAAVV, from the coding sequence ATGCTGTTTCGCCAACTTTTTGACTACGACACTTGGACCTATTCTTACCTAATTGCCGATGAAGCCACGGGTGAGGCCGCCTTGGTGGATAGCGTCCTTGAGCAGGTGGATCGCGATGTGCAGTTAATTGAGCAATTGGGATTGAAACTGCGCTACTGCCTAGAAACCCATGTCCACGCTGACCACATTACTGGTGCAGGTAAGGTCCGCGAACGCACGGGCTGCAAAACCCTGGTACCTGAAAATGCCCATGTGGATTGTGCCGATGGCTCTATTAAAGACGGTGAAGTGATTCACGTCGGCAGCCTCCCGATTCAGGCGATCGCCACCTTGGGGCATACCGATAGCCACATGGCCTTTTTAGTGAATGGCACCCACCTGCTGACGGGGGATTCTCTCTTTATCCGTGGCTGTGGGCGCACTGACTTCCAAAGTGGCGATGCCGGTGCAATGTATGATGCGGTAACCCAGCGGCTGTTTACACTCCCAGACACCACCTTGGTCTATCCCGGCCATGACTATCGCGGTCACACTGTTTCCACCATTGGTGAGGAAAAACGCTTTAATCCCCGCTTTGTCGGTCGCGATCGCCAGCAGTTCATTGAATTCATGGCCAACCTGAACCTGCCCGATCCCAAGAAAATCATGGAAGCGGTGCCCGCTAACCAACAGTGTGGCATGGTTGCCGCTGTTGTCTAG
- a CDS encoding rhodanese-like domain-containing protein yields MTTITMESPLISAAELHDALQRQQVLLIDVREPSEYNSAHIPGALLCPLANVKELEPPCRSDTPVVLYCESGRRSGMAYETLASRGWKNLKGLEGGIQRWKQRGYPVKGAARAPISLMRQVQIVAGSLILTGVILGFTVNPAFFLLSGFVGAGLLFAGITGICALGRVLALLPFNRPQVK; encoded by the coding sequence ATGACGACAATAACAATGGAGTCTCCCCTCATTTCTGCGGCTGAACTGCACGATGCCCTGCAACGACAACAAGTGCTGCTCATTGATGTGCGTGAGCCAAGCGAATACAACAGTGCCCATATTCCCGGTGCACTCCTTTGCCCCTTGGCCAATGTCAAGGAACTTGAACCCCCCTGTCGCTCTGACACCCCTGTGGTGCTCTACTGTGAATCTGGCCGCCGATCAGGCATGGCCTATGAAACCCTTGCCAGTCGAGGCTGGAAAAATCTGAAAGGCCTTGAAGGGGGCATTCAGCGCTGGAAACAGCGGGGCTATCCGGTTAAGGGTGCGGCTAGGGCCCCCATTAGCCTGATGCGGCAGGTGCAAATTGTGGCTGGCAGCCTGATTCTCACCGGTGTGATCTTAGGCTTTACCGTCAATCCGGCATTCTTCCTTCTGTCGGGCTTTGTCGGTGCTGGTTTGCTGTTTGCCGGTATCACCGGTATCTGTGCCCTAGGGCGGGTGTTGGCATTGCTGCCCTTCAATCGCCCACAGGTGAAATAG
- a CDS encoding sulfite exporter TauE/SafE family protein — MLSYWIGHGLAIAIGLSLGLLGGGGSVLALPVLVYVMGIETKVAIPMTLVIVGSVSLLAVIPQWRRGYVNLRLALIFGSATMVGAYLGARLAALPWITDTVQLLLFAIAMLVAAILMIRRQQRPPAPELTPPESSLESQLYAPPICKYCWLWLPTEGLGVGVLTGLVGVGGGFAIVPALVLLGKIPMRQAIGTSLLIITINSVAAVWGYLGTVTLDARLTLTLTLAAAGGSVVGSYLSHRLSAKRLQQGFGYFLIGIAAFVILKTLLAPPQRSKSPSLLPRHYLSASIPTRASRT, encoded by the coding sequence ATGCTGAGCTACTGGATAGGGCATGGTCTGGCGATCGCCATCGGCTTGAGTCTGGGTCTATTGGGGGGCGGTGGTTCTGTCCTTGCCCTGCCAGTATTGGTCTATGTCATGGGCATTGAAACCAAAGTCGCGATCCCAATGACGCTTGTGATTGTCGGCAGCGTCAGTTTATTGGCGGTGATCCCCCAGTGGCGGCGCGGCTACGTCAACCTGCGTCTAGCTCTGATTTTTGGCTCGGCAACCATGGTGGGTGCCTACCTGGGAGCACGCCTGGCAGCCTTGCCTTGGATTACCGATACAGTGCAACTTCTACTCTTTGCCATTGCCATGCTGGTAGCGGCTATCTTAATGATTCGGCGGCAACAGCGTCCCCCTGCCCCTGAACTAACCCCGCCGGAAAGTTCCCTTGAAAGCCAGCTTTATGCCCCCCCAATATGTAAGTACTGTTGGCTGTGGCTCCCCACTGAAGGTCTAGGTGTCGGTGTTTTAACGGGGTTGGTGGGGGTTGGTGGGGGGTTTGCCATTGTGCCCGCCCTTGTTTTATTGGGAAAAATTCCGATGCGGCAGGCGATCGGTACCTCACTGCTGATTATCACTATTAATTCAGTGGCTGCGGTTTGGGGCTATCTGGGCACGGTTACCCTAGATGCGCGCCTCACCCTGACGCTAACCTTAGCAGCCGCTGGTGGGTCTGTTGTCGGGAGTTATCTCAGCCATCGCCTTTCTGCCAAGCGACTTCAGCAGGGCTTTGGCTACTTCTTAATTGGCATTGCGGCCTTCGTGATCCTGAAAACCCTACTGGCACCCCCCCAGCGCAGCAAAAGTCCCTCCCTGCTGCCGAGGCACTACCTTAGTGCATCCATTCCCACAAGAGCAAGCCGCACTTAA
- the rbfA gene encoding 30S ribosome-binding factor RbfA, protein MATERRVARVAELIKREVSQLLMYEIRDERVGAGMVSVTDVEVSGDLQHAKIFVSIYSTEEVRRSTMAGLKAASGFVRRELGQRIRLRRTPEVVFIEDRSLERGSRVLALLNQIGQQQSTSEVLES, encoded by the coding sequence ATGGCAACCGAACGACGGGTGGCACGGGTAGCAGAATTAATCAAACGGGAAGTCAGCCAGTTGTTAATGTATGAAATCCGCGACGAGCGCGTGGGGGCGGGCATGGTCAGTGTCACCGATGTGGAAGTTTCCGGTGATTTGCAGCACGCCAAGATTTTCGTCAGTATCTACAGCACTGAGGAAGTACGGCGCTCAACGATGGCGGGATTGAAGGCCGCTTCGGGCTTTGTGCGGCGGGAATTGGGGCAGCGCATTCGCCTGCGGCGGACACCTGAGGTTGTGTTTATTGAGGATCGATCGCTGGAACGGGGCAGTCGCGTTCTTGCGCTGCTCAATCAAATTGGGCAACAGCAAAGTACCTCAGAAGTCCTAGAGTCTTAA
- the psbD gene encoding photosystem II D2 protein (photosystem q(a) protein) produces the protein MTIAIGRAPAERGWFDILDDWLKRDRFVFVGWSGILLFPCAYLALGGWLTGTTFVTSWYTHGLASSYLEGCNFLTVAVSTPANSMGHSLLLLWGPEAQGDFTRWCQLGGLWTFIALHGAFGLIGFMLRQFEIARLVGVRPYNAIAFSAPIAVFVSVFLIYPLGQSSWFFAPSFGVAAIFRFLLFFQGFHNWTLNPFHMMGVAGVLGGALLCAIHGATVENTLFQDGEGASTFRAFNPTQAEETYSMVTANRFWSQIFGIAFSNKRWLHFFMLFVPVTGLWMSAIGVVGLALNLRSYDFISQEIRAAEDPEFETFYTKNLLLNEGIRAWMAPQDQPHENFVFPEEVLPRGNAL, from the coding sequence ATGACGATCGCGATTGGACGAGCGCCAGCGGAACGGGGATGGTTTGACATCCTCGACGACTGGCTCAAACGGGACAGATTTGTCTTTGTCGGCTGGTCAGGCATCCTGCTTTTCCCCTGCGCCTACCTGGCGCTGGGGGGCTGGCTGACCGGTACCACCTTTGTGACCTCCTGGTACACCCACGGCCTGGCCTCCAGCTACCTAGAAGGGTGCAACTTCCTCACCGTTGCCGTTTCCACCCCCGCCAACAGCATGGGGCACTCCCTGCTCCTCCTGTGGGGACCTGAAGCCCAAGGGGACTTTACCCGCTGGTGCCAACTGGGTGGTCTGTGGACCTTTATCGCCCTCCACGGCGCCTTCGGTCTCATTGGGTTCATGCTGCGGCAGTTTGAAATTGCCCGCTTGGTGGGCGTCCGTCCCTACAACGCCATTGCCTTCAGCGCCCCCATTGCCGTCTTTGTCAGCGTCTTCTTGATCTATCCCTTGGGGCAATCCAGCTGGTTCTTTGCCCCCAGCTTTGGCGTCGCCGCCATCTTCCGTTTCCTGCTCTTTTTCCAAGGGTTCCACAACTGGACCTTGAACCCCTTCCACATGATGGGGGTAGCCGGTGTGCTAGGGGGTGCCCTGTTGTGTGCCATCCACGGCGCCACGGTGGAAAATACCCTCTTCCAAGATGGAGAAGGGGCGAGCACCTTCCGTGCCTTCAATCCCACCCAAGCGGAAGAGACCTACTCGATGGTGACGGCGAACCGTTTTTGGAGCCAAATTTTTGGGATTGCCTTCTCGAACAAGCGCTGGTTGCACTTTTTCATGTTGTTTGTGCCGGTGACGGGGCTGTGGATGAGTGCGATTGGCGTGGTGGGTCTAGCGTTGAACCTGCGGTCCTATGACTTCATTTCGCAGGAGATTCGGGCTGCGGAAGACCCTGAATTTGAGACGTTCTACACGAAGAACCTGCTGTTGAACGAGGGTATCCGCGCTTGGATGGCGCCCCAAGACCAACCCCATGAAAACTTTGTCTTCCCAGAAGAGGTACTCCCCCGTGGTAACGCTCTCTAG
- the psbC gene encoding photosystem II reaction center protein CP43 gives MVTLSSNSIFATNRDQESSGFAWWAGNARLINLSGKLLGAHVAHAGLIVFWAGAMTLFELAHFIPEKPMYEQGLILIPHIATLGWGVGPGGEVVDTFPFFVVGVVHLISSAVLGFGGVYHAIRGPETLEEYSSFFGYDWKDKNKMTTILGFHLIVLGIGALLLVAKAMFFGGLYDTWAPGGGDVRVITNPTLDPRVIFGYLLKSPFGGEGWIVSVNNLEDVVGGHIWIGLICIAGGIWHILTTPFGWARRAFIWSGEAYLSYSLGALSMMGFIATCFVWFNNTVYPSEFYGPTGPEASQAQAMTFLIRDQKLGANVGSAQGPTGLGKYLMRSPTGEIIFGGETMRFWDFRGPWLEPLRGPNGLDLNKIKNDIQPWQERRAAEYMTHAPLGSLNSVGGVATEINSVNFVSPRSWLATSHFVLAFFFLVGHLWHAGRARAAAAGFEKGIDRESEPVLSMPSLD, from the coding sequence GTGGTAACGCTCTCTAGTAACTCCATTTTTGCCACCAATCGCGACCAAGAATCCTCCGGTTTCGCGTGGTGGGCCGGTAATGCTCGTCTGATTAATCTCTCCGGCAAACTCTTGGGTGCCCACGTCGCCCACGCTGGCCTCATCGTTTTCTGGGCCGGTGCCATGACCCTGTTCGAGTTGGCTCACTTTATTCCCGAGAAGCCAATGTACGAGCAAGGGCTCATTCTCATTCCCCACATTGCCACCCTTGGTTGGGGTGTTGGTCCCGGTGGTGAAGTCGTGGACACCTTCCCCTTCTTTGTGGTTGGGGTGGTGCACCTAATTTCCTCCGCCGTCCTTGGCTTTGGTGGGGTTTACCATGCAATTCGTGGCCCGGAAACCCTTGAGGAATACTCCTCTTTCTTTGGCTACGACTGGAAAGATAAAAACAAAATGACGACGATCCTCGGTTTCCACCTGATCGTCCTCGGTATTGGTGCTTTACTTTTGGTGGCCAAAGCAATGTTCTTTGGTGGCCTCTACGACACTTGGGCACCCGGTGGCGGCGATGTCCGCGTCATTACCAACCCCACCCTTGACCCAAGGGTAATTTTTGGCTATCTGCTGAAGTCTCCCTTTGGTGGTGAGGGCTGGATCGTTAGCGTCAACAACCTTGAGGACGTTGTCGGTGGTCACATTTGGATCGGCCTGATCTGCATTGCCGGTGGTATCTGGCACATTCTGACGACCCCCTTTGGTTGGGCACGCCGTGCCTTCATCTGGTCTGGGGAAGCCTATCTTTCCTACAGCTTGGGCGCCCTGTCCATGATGGGCTTCATTGCCACCTGCTTTGTCTGGTTCAACAACACGGTCTATCCCAGTGAATTCTATGGTCCTACGGGTCCAGAGGCTTCTCAGGCTCAGGCCATGACCTTCTTGATCCGCGACCAAAAACTGGGTGCCAATGTCGGTTCTGCTCAAGGTCCTACCGGCCTTGGTAAATACCTGATGCGCTCTCCCACAGGTGAAATCATCTTTGGTGGTGAAACAATGCGCTTCTGGGATTTCCGTGGTCCTTGGTTGGAGCCGTTGCGCGGCCCCAATGGTCTTGACCTCAACAAGATCAAAAATGATATTCAGCCTTGGCAAGAGCGACGTGCGGCTGAGTACATGACCCATGCACCTCTGGGTTCCTTGAACTCCGTGGGGGGTGTGGCCACCGAAATTAACTCGGTGAACTTTGTCTCACCCCGCTCTTGGCTGGCTACGTCCCACTTTGTCTTGGCTTTCTTCTTCCTAGTGGGTCACCTGTGGCATGCTGGTCGTGCCCGTGCAGCGGCAGCGGGTTTTGAGAAGGGAATTGACCGCGAGTCTGAACCTGTCCTCTCGATGCCCAGCCTTGATTAG
- a CDS encoding lipid-A-disaccharide synthase-related protein → MKRLLCLSNGHGEDAIASVTLQALKQRCPDIDLMALPLVGLGSAYTRLGIPLLHPGKVLPSGGFIYMDLRHLWRDLKAGLLGLLGSQIRTIQAWQQSGGHLLAVGDIVPLLLAYSSGSTYSFIGTAKSDYYLYDRTGRPYGWGRGWAGSDYLPWERWLWRSPRCRGIFVRDRLTAKGLQQLGYTVHYCGNPMMDLVMPPPERSPLSTKTIVLLPGSRAPEAYRNWQRILQALTPYQDQPLIFLAAVSPGLNLEILEQRLEGWQPIASPLPQTSAWQLGQQQLILSSHHFREFLHWAAGGIALAGTATEQCVGLGKPVVTFAGEGPQFTRHFARRQKRLLGESIFLLDDPLEALPTLWRIWQDAELLARIAANGVERMGHPGASDRIAEELLKILSN, encoded by the coding sequence ATGAAGCGACTCCTTTGCCTCAGTAATGGTCACGGTGAGGACGCGATCGCCAGTGTCACTTTACAAGCCCTGAAACAGCGTTGCCCAGATATCGATCTAATGGCCTTGCCCTTGGTGGGCTTAGGGTCTGCCTATACTCGGCTCGGTATTCCGCTGTTGCACCCAGGAAAAGTCCTGCCCTCCGGTGGGTTTATCTACATGGATTTGCGGCATTTATGGCGGGATCTGAAGGCTGGTTTGCTGGGACTTTTAGGATCGCAGATTCGCACCATCCAAGCTTGGCAGCAGTCGGGAGGGCATCTTTTGGCGGTGGGGGATATTGTGCCATTGTTGCTGGCCTATAGCAGTGGCAGCACCTACAGTTTTATTGGCACTGCCAAGTCTGACTATTACCTTTACGATAGGACGGGGCGCCCCTATGGTTGGGGGAGGGGTTGGGCAGGCAGTGACTATCTTCCCTGGGAACGGTGGTTGTGGCGATCGCCCCGCTGTCGAGGCATTTTTGTCCGCGATAGGTTAACTGCCAAGGGGCTGCAGCAATTGGGTTACACGGTTCACTACTGTGGCAATCCAATGATGGACTTAGTGATGCCCCCCCCTGAGCGATCGCCCTTGAGCACCAAAACTATTGTGCTGCTGCCGGGGTCTCGTGCCCCCGAAGCCTACCGCAATTGGCAGCGGATCCTACAGGCACTAACGCCCTATCAGGATCAGCCCCTGATATTTCTGGCCGCTGTGAGTCCCGGCCTTAACTTAGAGATTCTTGAGCAGCGTCTTGAGGGTTGGCAACCCATAGCCAGTCCATTACCCCAGACTAGCGCATGGCAGTTGGGTCAGCAACAACTGATCTTAAGTTCACACCACTTTCGTGAATTTTTGCACTGGGCAGCAGGGGGCATTGCCCTCGCCGGAACCGCAACCGAGCAGTGTGTTGGCCTTGGGAAACCAGTCGTTACATTCGCTGGTGAAGGCCCTCAATTTACCCGCCATTTTGCCCGCCGTCAAAAACGCCTACTGGGGGAGTCGATTTTTTTGCTGGATGATCCCCTGGAAGCCCTGCCTACCCTCTGGAGGATTTGGCAAGATGCGGAGTTACTGGCTCGAATTGCCGCTAACGGCGTTGAGCGCATGGGGCATCCAGGAGCGAGCGATCGCATTGCTGAGGAACTGTTAAAAATACTTAGCAATTGA
- a CDS encoding protein adenylyltransferase SelO — MSGHRFQALEYEPAFLSLGEQYWDKVQAATFPQHILRFRNDALLPLMGLDPAEVTDADFIAAFGQFQGREPFLAMRYHGYQFGEYNPHLGDGRGFLYGQFRGVDGQLYDLGTKGSGTTPYSRGGDGRLTLKGGVREVLASELLHRLGVRTFRSLSLVETGESLWRGDEPSPTRSSVLVRLGRSHIRFGTFERLHYLRRPDLIQRLLDHVIAYYYPHLLEIPDPKERNCAFYRELVARTADLAAQWLVAGFCHGVLNTDNMAITGESFDYGPYAFLERYDLGFTAASFDYYGRYAYGNQPAICAWNLEKLQIPLSWVIPLEEMAAALKTFGDRCQTTYLKLMLKRLGWADLPLELGRSLVVETQAFLSRSLISYPQFFISLRQEFSPEWAADVGHLFSGSPTLTPADQKLLEAWKRCYFERLQQATPPQRVAIPQTLRAANPLVIVTRPHIEQIWQAIDQEDDWSRFRATLELMQV; from the coding sequence ATGTCTGGACACCGTTTTCAAGCCCTTGAGTACGAACCCGCGTTTCTCTCCCTAGGGGAACAGTACTGGGACAAGGTACAGGCAGCAACATTTCCGCAGCATATTCTGCGTTTTCGCAATGATGCTCTCTTACCCTTGATGGGCTTAGATCCTGCTGAAGTCACAGATGCCGATTTTATTGCAGCCTTCGGCCAGTTTCAGGGGCGAGAACCCTTTTTGGCGATGCGTTACCACGGCTATCAGTTTGGGGAATATAACCCCCACTTAGGAGATGGTCGCGGGTTTCTCTATGGCCAGTTCCGCGGTGTGGATGGTCAACTGTATGACCTTGGCACAAAGGGTTCTGGCACCACCCCCTATTCGCGAGGGGGAGATGGTCGCCTGACATTAAAAGGGGGTGTCCGCGAAGTTTTGGCCAGTGAACTGCTGCATCGTTTGGGGGTGCGCACCTTTCGCAGTCTCAGTTTAGTGGAAACGGGGGAATCCCTGTGGCGAGGGGATGAGCCATCGCCAACGAGATCGAGTGTCTTGGTGCGCCTTGGCCGCTCCCATATTCGCTTTGGTACCTTTGAGCGGCTCCACTATCTGCGGCGACCGGACTTGATTCAACGGTTGCTCGACCACGTCATTGCCTACTACTATCCCCATTTACTAGAGATCCCAGACCCCAAGGAACGAAATTGTGCCTTCTATCGTGAACTGGTGGCACGCACAGCGGATCTGGCGGCACAGTGGTTGGTGGCGGGATTTTGCCATGGTGTTTTGAACACCGATAATATGGCCATCACGGGTGAGAGTTTTGACTATGGTCCCTATGCTTTTTTGGAACGGTATGATTTAGGATTTACGGCGGCCTCCTTTGACTACTATGGCCGATATGCCTATGGCAATCAACCGGCAATTTGTGCTTGGAATCTGGAGAAACTGCAAATTCCGTTGTCTTGGGTCATTCCCCTTGAGGAAATGGCAGCGGCCCTGAAAACCTTTGGCGATCGCTGTCAAACCACTTACTTGAAACTGATGCTCAAACGCCTTGGCTGGGCAGATCTTCCCCTAGAGCTTGGCCGTTCCCTCGTAGTGGAGACCCAAGCTTTCCTCAGTCGCAGCCTCATCAGTTATCCTCAATTCTTTATCAGCTTGCGGCAGGAATTTTCCCCAGAGTGGGCTGCCGATGTGGGTCATCTCTTTTCGGGAAGCCCAACCCTGACACCAGCAGATCAGAAATTGCTAGAGGCTTGGAAAAGATGCTACTTTGAGCGATTGCAGCAGGCAACTCCTCCCCAGCGGGTAGCCATTCCCCAGACCCTACGGGCAGCCAACCCCCTTGTCATCGTCACTCGTCCCCACATCGAACAGATTTGGCAAGCCATTGATCAGGAGGATGATTGGTCGCGATTTAGGGCAACTCTTGAACTAATGCAGGTATGA